A window of the Hordeum vulgare subsp. vulgare chromosome 5H, MorexV3_pseudomolecules_assembly, whole genome shotgun sequence genome harbors these coding sequences:
- the LOC123451868 gene encoding 40S ribosomal protein S9-2-like — translation MVHVNFYRNYGKTFKKPRRPYEKERLDAELKLVGEYGLRCKRELWRVQYALSRIRNAARHLLTLDEKNPRRIFEGAALLRRMNRYGLLAEGQDKLDYVLALTAENFLARRLQTLVFKAGMAKSIHHARVLIRQRHIRVGRQIVNVPSFMVRVESEKHIDFSLTSPFGGGPAGRVKRKNQKKASGGGDAGGDEEEE, via the exons ATGGTGCACGTCAACTTCTACCGCAACT ATGGTAAGACATTCAAGAAACCAAGGCGTCCCTATGAGAAGGAGCGTCTGGATGCAGAACTAAAGCTGGTGGGTGAGTATGGACTGAGGTGCAAGCGTGAGCTCTGGAGGGTCCAGTATGCATTGAGCAGGATCCGTAATGCTGCAAGGCACTTGCTCACACTGGATGAGAAGAATCCCCGCCGTATCTTTGAGGGTGCAGCTCTTCTTCGTCGCATGAACCGCTATGGGCTCCTTGCTGAGGGCCAGGACAAGCTTGATTACGTCCTTGCCCTGACTGCTGAGAACTTCCTTGCAAGGCGCCTTCAGACTCTTGTCTTCAAGGCTGGCATGGCAAAGTCCATCCACCATGCCCGTGTCTTGATCAGGCAACGCCACATCAG GGTTGGCAGGCAGATCGTCAATGTCCCCTCATTCATGGTGAGGGTTGAATCTGAGAAGCACATTGACTTCTCACTGACAAGTCCATTCGGTGGAGGCCCTGCAGGCAGGGTGAAGAGGAAGAACCAGAAGAAGGCAAGTGGTGGCGGCGACGCTGGTGGTGATGAGGAAGAGGAATGA